The following coding sequences lie in one Anticarsia gemmatalis isolate Benzon Research Colony breed Stoneville strain chromosome 16, ilAntGemm2 primary, whole genome shotgun sequence genomic window:
- the BORCS6 gene encoding BLOC-1 related complex subunit 6 isoform X2, protein MAENQEPMSPLGEHKGLLSDGSVKQGDIDVDEEISARMTASYSEISFHSDQGQVEPQERAPGPSRPYDLPSENRKQEKLPLDMDGHVSSSASRSSTPSGKLYRQILAPQIGQIDITVLHDLEYEAQRIAQSVDNLIENLSSILHSNSSLTAENMEVYKDAVGKTCDAMDNNIKSMYTILAKGEEVSQAMIPVQAQAARIAEIKRLLQIFENNF, encoded by the exons ATGGCAGAAAACCAAGAACCAATGTCTCCTTTAGGGGAGCACAAGGGTTTACTCAGTGATGGTTCTGTCAAACAGGGTGATATTGATGTTGACGAAGAAATATCAGCGAGAATGACGGCGTCATATAGTGAAATATCATTCCATTCTGACCAAGGACAAGTAGAGCCACAGGAGAGAGCACCAGGACCATCCCGACCTTATGACTTGCCTTCAGAAAATCGAAAACAAGAAAAACTTCCCTTAGATATGGATGGACATGTTAG TTCCAGTGCATCACGGTCCAGTACACCATCTGGGAAGCTCTACAGACAAATACTAGCCCCGCAGATTGGACAAATAGATATAACAGTATTACATGACCTAGAATATGAAGCCCAGAGGATAGCACAATCAGTTGACAATCTAATAGAAAACCTATCAAGTATATTGCACTCAAATTCTTCCTTGACTGCTGAGAACATGGAGGTGTACAAAGATGCAGTAGGCAAGACTTGTGATGCAATGGATAATAATATCAAGAGTATGTATACAATCTTAGCCAAGGGTGAAGAGGTTTCACAAGCTATGATTCCAGTGCAGGCACAAGCTGCAAGAATAGCAGAGATAAAAAGACTCCTCcagatatttgaaaataatttctag
- the BORCS6 gene encoding BLOC-1 related complex subunit 6 isoform X1: MAENQEPMSPLGEHKGLLSDGSVKQGDIDVDEEISARMTASYSEISFHSDQGQVEPQERAPGPSRPYDLPSENRKQEKLPLDMDGHVRYEGDMTHYVADDLEFKIKLSSPITKRGETPVFGSSSASRSSTPSGKLYRQILAPQIGQIDITVLHDLEYEAQRIAQSVDNLIENLSSILHSNSSLTAENMEVYKDAVGKTCDAMDNNIKSMYTILAKGEEVSQAMIPVQAQAARIAEIKRLLQIFENNF; the protein is encoded by the coding sequence ATGGCAGAAAACCAAGAACCAATGTCTCCTTTAGGGGAGCACAAGGGTTTACTCAGTGATGGTTCTGTCAAACAGGGTGATATTGATGTTGACGAAGAAATATCAGCGAGAATGACGGCGTCATATAGTGAAATATCATTCCATTCTGACCAAGGACAAGTAGAGCCACAGGAGAGAGCACCAGGACCATCCCGACCTTATGACTTGCCTTCAGAAAATCGAAAACAAGAAAAACTTCCCTTAGATATGGATGGACATGTTAGGTATGAGGGAGATATGACACATTATGTTGCTGACGACCTagagttcaaaataaaattatctagtCCAATAACAAAAAGAGGTGAAACACCCGTTTTTGGTAGTTCCAGTGCATCACGGTCCAGTACACCATCTGGGAAGCTCTACAGACAAATACTAGCCCCGCAGATTGGACAAATAGATATAACAGTATTACATGACCTAGAATATGAAGCCCAGAGGATAGCACAATCAGTTGACAATCTAATAGAAAACCTATCAAGTATATTGCACTCAAATTCTTCCTTGACTGCTGAGAACATGGAGGTGTACAAAGATGCAGTAGGCAAGACTTGTGATGCAATGGATAATAATATCAAGAGTATGTATACAATCTTAGCCAAGGGTGAAGAGGTTTCACAAGCTATGATTCCAGTGCAGGCACAAGCTGCAAGAATAGCAGAGATAAAAAGACTCCTCcagatatttgaaaataatttctag